A DNA window from Haliovirga abyssi contains the following coding sequences:
- a CDS encoding MATE family efflux transporter, protein MNKRKEMLAKENIGKLLFKLSMPATIGMIVQALYNVVDTIFVGRGVGTLGIGALTIAFPIQMLIMAIAQTFGIGGASMISRALGAHEDEKAENIFGTMISSLVIISVVITGVGLLFINDILKIFGATTTILPYARDYIGVIFVGVIFSNFAMSVNNIVRSEGNAKVAMKSMLISAIMNTILDPIFIFGFHMGVKGAAIATVLSQIFVVIYLIYYFYSGKSMLRIDLKHFRVKFDILKEMVSVGVASFARQVAGSVMAIILNNELGFYGGDTSIAAFGIVNRFMMFVFMPMFGVVQGVQPIVGFNYGSKDYTRVKNVLRLAIKVVTLFSIVGFLVSQLFSVQISSIFTKDIDLINSSAFAVKIIVIAFPLIGFQIIGGGFFQSIGKAKPALFLALSRQVLFLIPLVIVLPMFFKLNGVWISFPLADTMGFIVTFFMYKREIKVMTKLEKIKI, encoded by the coding sequence ATGAATAAAAGAAAAGAGATGTTAGCAAAAGAAAATATAGGGAAATTACTTTTTAAATTATCTATGCCAGCTACAATAGGAATGATAGTTCAAGCGTTATATAATGTTGTAGATACAATATTTGTAGGAAGAGGAGTTGGTACTTTAGGAATAGGAGCATTAACAATAGCATTTCCAATACAGATGTTAATAATGGCAATTGCCCAAACATTTGGGATAGGTGGAGCTTCCATGATCTCAAGAGCTTTAGGAGCTCATGAAGATGAAAAAGCAGAAAATATATTTGGTACAATGATATCTTCGCTAGTTATAATAAGTGTTGTAATAACTGGAGTTGGGTTACTATTTATTAATGATATATTAAAAATATTTGGAGCTACAACAACAATTCTTCCATATGCAAGAGATTATATTGGAGTTATTTTTGTTGGAGTTATATTTTCTAATTTTGCAATGAGTGTTAATAATATAGTAAGATCAGAAGGAAATGCAAAAGTGGCAATGAAGTCTATGTTAATCTCTGCAATAATGAATACGATATTAGATCCTATTTTTATATTTGGATTTCATATGGGAGTAAAAGGAGCGGCAATAGCTACAGTTTTATCTCAAATTTTTGTTGTGATTTATTTGATTTATTATTTTTATTCAGGAAAAAGTATGTTAAGGATTGATTTAAAACATTTTAGAGTTAAATTTGATATATTAAAAGAGATGGTATCTGTAGGAGTAGCATCATTTGCAAGACAGGTAGCAGGAAGTGTTATGGCGATTATATTAAATAATGAGCTTGGATTTTATGGTGGAGATACATCTATTGCAGCATTTGGTATTGTAAATAGATTTATGATGTTTGTATTTATGCCAATGTTTGGAGTAGTGCAAGGAGTACAACCAATAGTTGGATTTAATTATGGTTCTAAAGATTATACAAGAGTAAAAAATGTATTAAGGCTAGCTATAAAAGTAGTAACTCTTTTTTCAATAGTAGGATTTTTAGTATCTCAACTGTTTTCAGTACAAATTTCCTCTATTTTTACAAAGGATATAGATCTAATTAATTCTTCTGCATTTGCAGTGAAAATAATTGTAATTGCATTTCCTTTAATAGGTTTTCAAATAATAGGAGGAGGATTTTTCCAATCAATTGGGAAAGCAAAACCAGCACTGTTTTTAGCTTTAAGTAGACAAGTACTATTTTTAATTCCTCTAGTTATTGTTTTACCAATGTTTTTTAAATTAAATGGAGTTTGGATTTCGTTTCCACTAGCAGATACAATGGGGTTTATAGTAACTTTTTTTATGTATAAAAGAGAAATTAAAGTGATGACAAAATTAGAAAAAATAAAAATATAA
- the rimP gene encoding ribosome maturation factor RimP, producing the protein MEIQEQIFAIIEPITEEMKLELVDVEYVQDGSHLFIRVYIDKDGGVDLDDCEKVSRAVEEKVDSIVKDKFFLEVSSPGLERPLKKEKDFSRFEGEKALIRTRQKIMDKRKFEGRIKKYENGIINLEVENEIIEIEFKNVKKANLIFEFEEI; encoded by the coding sequence ATGGAAATACAAGAACAAATTTTTGCAATTATAGAACCAATTACAGAAGAGATGAAATTAGAACTTGTAGATGTTGAGTATGTGCAAGATGGAAGTCATCTATTTATAAGAGTTTACATAGACAAAGATGGTGGAGTAGATCTTGATGATTGTGAAAAAGTAAGTAGAGCAGTGGAAGAAAAAGTTGATTCTATTGTGAAAGATAAGTTTTTTTTAGAAGTATCTTCACCTGGACTAGAGAGACCTTTAAAAAAAGAAAAAGATTTTTCTAGATTTGAAGGGGAAAAAGCTTTAATTAGAACAAGACAAAAGATAATGGATAAAAGGAAATTTGAAGGAAGAATAAAAAAATATGAAAATGGAATAATAAATTTAGAAGTAGAAAATGAAATTATAGAGATAGAATTTAAAAATGTAAAAAAAGCCAATTTGATATTTGAATTTGAAGAAATTTAG